One stretch of Juglans microcarpa x Juglans regia isolate MS1-56 chromosome 3D, Jm3101_v1.0, whole genome shotgun sequence DNA includes these proteins:
- the LOC121256187 gene encoding probable xyloglucan endotransglucosylase/hydrolase protein 28: MGCSHLGFLLLIYCFLLVVLASESPKSFPIMAFDEGYTQLFGNDNLAVHREGKSVHLSLDERTGSGFVSQDLYFHGFFSVSIKLPADYTAGVVVAFYMSNGDMFEKNHDEIDFEFLGNIRGKNWRIQTNVYGNGSTSIGREERYNLWFDPSDNFHQYSILWTDSQIIFYVDNVPIREFKRTESMGGDFPSKPMTLYATIWDGSDWATNGGKYRVNYKYAPYMAEFSDFVLHGCAVDPIEHLAKCDNPQSSEAIPTGITSVQRIKMESFRKKLMTYSYCYDRVRYKVSPVECVINPQEAERLRIFDPVTFGNGRRHHGKRHHRSRISQAEATSI; this comes from the exons ATGGGGTGCTCTCATCTGGGTTTTCTTCTCCTGATTTATTGCTTTCTACTTGTGGTTCTTGCTTCTGAGTCACCCAAGAGTTTTCCAATCATGGCCTTTGACGAAGGGTATACCCAGCTTTTTGGTAATGATAATCTGGCTGTCCATAGGGAAGGGAAATCGGTTCATCTTTCTCTGGATGAGAGGACAG GGTCCGGATTCGTGTCCCAGGACCTTTACTTTCATGGGTTTTTCAGTGTTTCAATTAAGCTTCCCGCTGATTACACTGCTGGTGTTGTGGTTGCGTTTTAT ATGTCAAATGGTGATATGTTTGAGAAGAACCACGATGAAATCGATTTTGAGTTCTTGGGTAACATCAGAGGCAAAAACTGGAGGATTCAAACCAATGTTTATGGCAATGGAAGCACTAGCATAGGCAGAGAAGAGAGATACAATCTCTGGTTCGATCCCTCTGACAATTTCCATCAGTACAGCATTCTCTGGACTGATTCTCAGATCAT CTTTTATGTAGACAACGTTCCCATCAGAGAGTTCAAGAGAACAGAATCTATGGGTGGTGATTTTCCTTCTAAGCCAATGACTTTGTATGCCACAATATGGGATGGGTCTGATTGGGCTACCAATGGAGGCAAATACAGAGTCAATTACAAATATGCCCCCTACATGGCTGAATTCTCTGATTTTGTCCTCCATGGCTGCGCAGTTGATCCCATTGAACACTTAGCCAAGTGTGACAATCCTCAAAGTTCTGAAGCAATTCCTACTGGTATCACATCCGTGCAAAGAATTAAAATGGAAAGTTTCAGAAAGAAGCTCATGACATATTCTTATTGCTATGATAGAGTTCGATACAAAGTTTCCCCGGTCGAGTGTGTGATTAATCCCCAAGAAGCAGAGAGACTCAGGATCTTTGATCCTGTTACATTTGGAAATGGTCGACGACACCATGGAAAGCGACACCACCGTAGCAGAATAAGCCAGGCGGAGGCTACTTCCATTTAA